The following are from one region of the Plodia interpunctella isolate USDA-ARS_2022_Savannah chromosome 25, ilPloInte3.2, whole genome shotgun sequence genome:
- the LOC128680832 gene encoding uncharacterized protein LOC128680832, producing MGVTFLQANLNHSARAQDLLLQSMAEWDLDVAVVAEPYAVPSLPHWAGDLDGLVAIVARPGAAPPLAIKKRGNGFVVAVRGEYAIIGVYFSPNRDLPALERFLDALGPEIRRLAPLKVFVAGDFNAKSTAWGNPATEPKGRKVEEWALAAGLSLLNRGTAHTCVRRTGGSVV from the coding sequence ATGGGGGTCACCTTCCTCCAGGCCAACCTCAACCACTCCGCTAGGGCGCAGGATCTCCTCCTGCAATCCATGGCGGAGTGGGATTTGGATGTCGCGGTGGTCGCGGAGCCGTACGCGGTTCCCTCCCTGCCCCACTGGGCGGGGGATCTGGATGGCCTCGTGGCCATCGTGGCTAGGCCTGGTGCCGCCCCTCCCCTCGCGATTAAGAAGAGAGGGAACGGCTTTGTGgtggcggttcggggagagtacgccataattggtgtttacttctccccgaaccgggatTTGCCGGCCCTGGAGCGGTTCTTGGATGCTCTGGGGCCGGAGATAAGGCGGTTAGCGCCCCTAAAGGTCTTCGTGGCCGGtgacttcaacgccaaatcaacggcgtgggggaacccggccacggagcccaaggggcgaaaggtggaagagtgggcgctggccgcggggctgtctctcctaaacagggggacagcccacacgtgcgtgcgacggacgggcggatcggtggtg
- the LOC135309963 gene encoding uncharacterized protein LOC135309963, with product MNGTQLRDASGRFLKKGPSQGHPNGPSQGQSNGPSQGQLKGRSGKRGGKSLVGGEKSSGGKDGSDKERSRPEHEGSRGGSEGEGTVQGRLWNPLGSVGSITSLPESVLGTKRLYSEVASGSGSGSDTEVEWTRPEILSKAKRGKARGASNMTGVRAETRRSREEDVEASFSATLGTRAFRRGEHPSGDEGSDVAPIEVRDFSALGAEGLMATAVERLGIITSLVRKTTSLKGGYSAKILRASTDIRDIMDTLVSRSESDEVRRLRADNGRLQREVANMRAEVAALRSGFEEARREASQAARAAEQRSGAPAEKELMERLEASIAKMIDGRLAELKTCLPRMVTRPPLAGDSSRVARATRAAIAEASGLSPALLPKRTGMEGRRRESAEEGMEWGPSTSAVPDEFPELPGVEVGPTTSATLVDESPELPWVEVRRRGKGKGKGKKSKPKPAAVPKGPPATVPKPAAAPTGAPTPVPKESPKAAPLRVVKKLSAPSSSAVILKLQPEAVQNGATYSSALLKAEQEVNLEELGIGSLRIRPSATGARLIEVPGSSSSGKADALASALKVALAGVVDVFRPVKTADFRVTGLNDAATAQRIKAAVAQAGSCTEDQVWVGEIRSDWRGSGSALMRCPVTTAKKLIEAGSLTVGWSRVQLRHLEARPMHCYKCMGKGHTASLCPSQTDRSRLCYRCGETGHLSASCTAEPRCAVCRDAGKPAGHVMGGRACNPPPIRGKGPSPPPREGRQGEAPVGQMEE from the coding sequence ATGAACGGAACTCAATTGCGGGACGCCTCCGGGCGTTTCCTGAAAAagggcccttctcagggccacccaaacggcccttctcagggccaatcaaacggcccttctcagggccaacTAAAGGGAAGGAGTGGAAAGCGTGGGGGGAAGAGTTTGGTGGGGGGAGAGAAAAGTTCGGGCGGGAAGGACGGAAGTGATAAGGAGCGGTCCAGGCCCGAACATGAAGGAAGTCGCGGTGGATCGGAAGGGGAAGGAACGGTCCAAGGAAGGCTGTGGAATCCGCTGGGAAGTGTGGGCTCCATCACCTCGCTGCCCGAATCGGTGCTGGGTACCAAGCGCCTCTACTCAGAGGTGGCGAGTGGGTCCGGATCAGGTTCGGACACGGAGGTTGAGTGGACACGGCCGGAAATATTGTCGAAGGCAAAAAGGGGGAAGGCTCGAGGTGCCTCGAATATGACGGGAGTCCGGGCTGAAACGCGAAGGAGTCGGGAGGAGGATGTGGAGGCCTCCTTCTCAGCCACTCTGGGGACTCGGGCCTTCCGGAGGGGAGAACACCCGAGTGGGGACGAAGGGTCGGATGTGGCGCCCATTGAGGTACGGGACTTCAGTGCCCTGGGTGCTGAGGGACTTATGGCCACCGCGGTGGAGAGGCTGGGAATTATAACCAGCCTCGTCAGAAAGACCACCTCCCTCAAAGGGGGCTACAGCGCAAAAATTTTGCGGGCCTCTACGGACATCAGGGATATTATGGACACCCTGGTGTCGCGTAGTGAGTCGGATGAGGTCCGGCGTCTCAGAGCCGATAACGGTCGTCTCCAAAGAGAGGTGGCCAACATGAGGGCAGAGGTCGCTGCGCTCCGCAGTGGGTTTGAGGAGGCCCGCCGAGAGGCCAGTCAGGCTGCGCGAGCTGCGGAACAGCGGTCAGGTGCACCTGCGGAGAAAGAGCTGATGGAGAGGCTGGAGGCTTCCATAGCCAAAATGATAGATGGCCGCCTAGCAGAGCTGAAGACTTGCCTCCCTCGGATGGTCACCCGCCCACCTCTGGCGGGTGACAGTTCGAGGGTGGCGAGGGCCACTAGGGCGGCCATTGCGGAGGCCTCCGGCTTGAGTCCGGCGCTGCTGCCTAAGCGGACGGGAATGGAAGGCCGTAGAAGGGAAAGTGCTGAGGAGGGGATGGAGTGGGGGCCGTCGACCTCTGCAGTTCCGGACGAGTTCCCGGAGCTCCCTGGAGTTGAGGTTGGGCCGACGACCTCGGCAACTCTGGTCGACGAATCCCCGGAGCTCCCTTGGGTTGAAGTTCGGAGGAGGGGTAAAGGAAAGGGAAAGGGCAAAAAATCTAAGCCCAAGCCTGCGGCGGTACCCAAGGGGCCCCCCGCGACCGTGCCCAAGCCTGCGGCGGCACCCACGGGGGCGCCTACACCTGTGCCCAAGGAGTCCCCCAAGGCGGCGCCACTGAGGGTGGTGAAAAAACTGTCGGCCCCTAGCTCCTCGGCTGTAATTCTTAAGTTACAGCCGGAGGCAGTGCAAAATGGGGCCACATACAGTTCCGCCCTCCTCAAGGCCGAGCAAGAGGTGAACCTGGAGGAGCTGGGCATTGGCTCGCTTCGGATTCGCCCGAGTGCGACCGGAGCGAGATTAATTGAGGTCCCCGGCTCCTCTAGCTCAGGCAAGGCGGACGCACTTGCTTCGGCCTTGAAGGTGGCCCTGGCCGGCGTCGTGGACGTTTTCAGGCCCGTCAAAACTGCGGATTTCCGCGTGACGGGACTGAATGATGCGGCAACGGCGCAGCGGATAAAGGCTGCGGTCGCGCAAGCCGGGAGCTGCACGGAGGACCAGGTCTGGGTGGGTGAAATCCGCTCAGACTGGCGGGGCTCTGGCTCTGCCCTGATGCGCTGCCCGGTCACGACGGCCAAAAAGCTGATCGAGGCGGGCAGCCTCACGGTAGGCTGGAGCCGGGTGCAGCTCcggcacctggaggcgcgccccatgcACTGCTACAAGTGCATGGGGAAGGGGCACACTGCATCGCTGTGCCCCTCGCAGACGGACCGCAGCCGGCTCTGCTATAGGTGCGGGGAGACAGGGCATCTGTCCGCCTCCTGCACAGCGGAGCCCCGCTGCGCGGTATGCCGCGACGCCGGCAAGCCGGCGGGCCACGTGATGGGGGGTAGGGCCTGCAACCCACCCCCGATCCGAGGGAAAGGACCGTCCCCTCCTCCGCGCGAGGGAAGGCAAGGGGAGGCGCCAGTCGGCCAAATGGAGGAGTGA